The Leifsonia williamsii genome includes a region encoding these proteins:
- a CDS encoding glycosyl hydrolase family 95 catalytic domain-containing protein: MTARTLQLAWREPARHWEEALPIGDGRLGAMVFGGADGRYQVNDATVWSGTPDGPAEGLRQVLAAGAGPERLREVREALAAGDLDRAEALLLTFEGRYSQEFLPFVDLVVGVPGAVPVDGEPARVLDLDRAVVEEALQVGAARVTRTSWVAGGVLLVSIASDEPLQEVRLALSTPLRSLGVAAGDGVIALDVAVPVDGAPLHEPSVVPALRYAEPGDGYDGFAAAALAVRSDGTTETDDSGLTIRRARRLLIALSSSTRAESWWAGADDEGRTVSPETIRDRATARALDAVAGGAEPAAGDAPRHPAAARFAIGGRRDGRWDVEADVLRGGDDALRATIAAEYGRYLLHSSSRAGNPAANLQGIWNGELRPAWSSNYTININTQMNYWAAGPLGLTADAEPQLALVERMAATGRDVARELYGARGWVAHHNSDLWGWSLPVGMGRGAPSWAIWMMGGVWLCHSLWDHYEFSGDTALLRDRLLPLLRGATEFCLDWMQVGDDGEAVFAPSTSPENTYRDAAGTPRALGLTATADRELVRGLFRRTLVALEVLGIDDPLRREVEAALAVIPEPGVGSDGRLLEWSREVPEHEPAHRHLSPLVGLYPLDLITPDGTPALAEASRRFLDARGDGAMGWSWAWKIALRARLGDGETAHELLQQALTPYDGDARRHGPVDGSEWGGLLPNLFSTHPPFQIDGNLGFSAAIAELLLQSHTGVLHLLPALPAAWPEGRVDGLGARGGLTVDLAWSAGRLEGAVLRNPHPEPRDVRVRLGADSFDVCLPANGEHVVTDPPQQPAPTPTPTMVSGQSQ; the protein is encoded by the coding sequence GTGACCGCGCGCACGCTGCAGCTCGCCTGGCGCGAGCCGGCCCGGCACTGGGAGGAGGCCCTCCCGATCGGCGACGGCCGCCTCGGCGCGATGGTCTTCGGCGGCGCCGACGGCCGCTACCAGGTGAACGACGCCACGGTCTGGTCGGGCACGCCGGACGGTCCGGCGGAGGGCCTGCGCCAGGTGCTCGCGGCCGGTGCAGGGCCCGAGCGGTTGCGGGAGGTGCGGGAGGCGCTCGCCGCCGGCGACCTCGACCGCGCCGAGGCGCTCCTGCTCACCTTCGAGGGCCGGTACAGCCAGGAGTTCCTGCCGTTCGTCGACCTGGTCGTGGGAGTTCCGGGCGCCGTGCCCGTCGACGGCGAGCCCGCCCGCGTGCTCGACCTCGACCGCGCCGTCGTCGAGGAGGCTCTGCAGGTCGGCGCAGCACGGGTCACGCGCACCTCGTGGGTCGCGGGCGGCGTGCTGCTGGTGAGCATCGCCTCCGACGAGCCCCTGCAGGAGGTGCGGCTCGCGCTGAGCACACCGCTGCGGTCGCTCGGAGTGGCTGCCGGGGATGGCGTCATCGCCCTCGATGTCGCCGTCCCGGTCGACGGCGCGCCCCTCCACGAACCGTCCGTCGTCCCTGCGCTGCGCTACGCGGAGCCGGGCGACGGCTACGACGGCTTCGCCGCCGCGGCCCTCGCGGTGCGGAGCGACGGCACGACGGAGACCGACGACTCCGGTCTGACGATCCGTCGTGCGCGTCGGCTGCTGATCGCCCTCTCGTCGTCGACCCGCGCTGAGTCGTGGTGGGCCGGCGCGGACGACGAGGGGCGGACCGTCTCGCCCGAGACGATCCGGGACCGCGCCACGGCCCGCGCCCTCGACGCCGTCGCCGGGGGAGCGGAGCCGGCCGCGGGTGACGCGCCACGTCACCCCGCGGCGGCGCGGTTCGCGATCGGCGGCCGGCGCGACGGTCGCTGGGACGTCGAGGCCGACGTGCTGCGCGGCGGCGACGACGCTCTGCGGGCGACCATCGCCGCCGAGTACGGCCGCTACCTGCTGCACTCCTCGTCGCGCGCCGGCAACCCGGCCGCGAACCTCCAGGGCATCTGGAACGGGGAGCTGCGCCCGGCCTGGTCGTCGAACTATACGATCAACATCAACACGCAGATGAACTACTGGGCCGCCGGCCCGCTCGGGCTCACGGCCGACGCCGAGCCGCAGCTCGCGCTGGTGGAGCGGATGGCCGCGACCGGCCGAGACGTCGCGCGCGAGCTCTACGGCGCCCGCGGCTGGGTCGCGCACCACAACAGCGACCTCTGGGGCTGGAGCCTCCCGGTCGGCATGGGCCGCGGCGCGCCGAGCTGGGCGATCTGGATGATGGGCGGCGTCTGGCTCTGCCACTCGCTCTGGGACCACTACGAGTTCTCCGGCGACACCGCGCTGCTGCGCGACCGCCTCTTGCCCCTGCTGCGCGGCGCCACCGAGTTCTGCCTCGACTGGATGCAGGTCGGCGACGACGGGGAGGCGGTCTTCGCCCCCTCCACCTCGCCCGAGAACACGTACCGCGACGCCGCCGGGACCCCGCGCGCCCTGGGGCTCACCGCTACCGCGGACCGCGAGCTTGTCCGCGGCCTGTTCCGGCGCACACTCGTCGCCCTCGAGGTGCTCGGCATCGACGACCCTCTGCGACGGGAGGTGGAGGCGGCGCTCGCCGTCATCCCGGAACCCGGCGTGGGCAGCGACGGCCGTTTGCTCGAGTGGTCGCGGGAGGTCCCGGAGCACGAGCCGGCGCACCGGCACCTCTCGCCGCTGGTCGGCCTGTACCCGCTGGACCTGATCACGCCGGACGGGACGCCCGCGCTGGCGGAGGCCTCCCGGCGCTTCCTCGACGCCCGTGGCGACGGCGCCATGGGCTGGTCGTGGGCATGGAAGATCGCGCTGCGCGCGCGCCTGGGCGACGGCGAGACCGCGCACGAGCTGCTGCAGCAGGCGCTCACCCCGTACGACGGCGACGCCAGGAGGCACGGACCCGTCGACGGCTCCGAGTGGGGCGGCCTGCTGCCGAACCTGTTCAGCACCCATCCGCCGTTCCAGATCGACGGCAACCTGGGCTTCTCGGCGGCCATCGCCGAGCTGCTGCTGCAGAGCCACACGGGCGTGCTGCACCTGCTGCCCGCGCTGCCGGCGGCCTGGCCGGAGGGCCGCGTCGACGGGCTGGGCGCCCGCGGCGGCCTGACCGTCGACCTCGCCTGGTCGGCGGGCCGCCTGGAGGGCGCCGTCCTCCGCAACCCGCACCCCGAGCCGCGCGACGTGCGCGTGCGGCTCGGCGCCGACAGCTTCGACGTCTGCCTCCCCGCCAACGGGGAGCACGTCGTCACAGACCCACCACAACAACCCGCCCCCACCCCGACACCGACGATGGTGTCCGGGCAATCACAGTGA
- a CDS encoding ABC transporter substrate-binding protein, which yields MKKLRIIAGIAAAGIAALGLAGCSTAGGGSGDKVTVNWWTWDDHQAANYKLCIPGFEKANPDITVKISQYNVNDYFTKLTAGFVSGTAPDAFQNSVPLLGQYAGQKQIMPLDDLIKKTDFDMKKFDIGVDSWKYTDGKQYGIPLDWAGSAIYFNEDMVKAAGLTDQDIKTMTWNPDDGGTFDKIVSHLTIDQNGKRGDEPGFDKAHVKTYGIGTLAAGDFNGQTSWNPFVTTLGWKLAGDVKAWPKTLPFDDPRLAKTLDYVRTLGDRGLMPKFGQFTVSASEQMGAGQVAMAQDGTWNATSITKVPNLKVGIAPTVEGPEGRGMISNSNANNIFVGTKHVDQTWKWVSYMGTVECQTTAGKTATFLPSIAEALQSTVDAQKADGVDISSFVDALKKGELYPSPPVANGQELTDTLQPMFEGFFNGDGTTSFLKTAQEKSEEILAKK from the coding sequence ATGAAGAAGCTCCGCATCATCGCCGGCATCGCCGCGGCCGGAATCGCGGCCCTCGGCCTCGCCGGGTGCTCGACCGCCGGCGGCGGCTCCGGCGACAAGGTCACCGTCAACTGGTGGACCTGGGACGACCACCAGGCCGCCAACTACAAGCTGTGCATCCCCGGCTTCGAGAAGGCCAATCCCGACATCACGGTGAAGATCTCGCAGTACAACGTCAACGACTACTTCACCAAGCTGACCGCCGGGTTCGTCTCGGGCACCGCCCCTGACGCGTTCCAGAACAGCGTGCCGCTGCTCGGCCAGTACGCCGGCCAGAAGCAGATCATGCCGCTGGACGATCTGATCAAGAAGACCGACTTCGACATGAAGAAGTTCGACATCGGCGTCGACTCGTGGAAGTACACCGACGGCAAGCAGTACGGCATCCCGCTCGACTGGGCCGGCTCGGCGATCTACTTCAACGAGGACATGGTCAAGGCGGCCGGCCTCACCGACCAGGACATCAAGACCATGACCTGGAACCCGGACGACGGAGGGACCTTCGACAAGATCGTTTCGCACCTCACGATCGACCAAAACGGCAAGCGCGGCGACGAGCCCGGCTTCGACAAGGCGCACGTGAAGACGTACGGCATCGGCACCCTCGCCGCCGGCGACTTCAACGGCCAGACCTCCTGGAACCCGTTCGTCACGACCCTCGGCTGGAAGCTGGCCGGCGACGTGAAGGCGTGGCCGAAGACGCTGCCGTTCGACGACCCGCGCCTGGCCAAGACGCTCGACTATGTGCGCACCCTCGGCGACCGCGGACTGATGCCGAAGTTCGGCCAGTTCACCGTCTCCGCCTCCGAGCAGATGGGCGCCGGCCAGGTCGCCATGGCCCAGGACGGCACGTGGAACGCGACCAGCATCACCAAGGTGCCGAACCTCAAGGTCGGCATCGCCCCGACGGTGGAGGGGCCGGAGGGTCGCGGCATGATCAGCAACTCCAACGCGAACAACATCTTCGTGGGCACCAAGCACGTCGACCAGACGTGGAAGTGGGTCTCGTACATGGGCACCGTGGAGTGCCAGACCACCGCGGGCAAGACGGCCACCTTCCTCCCCTCGATCGCGGAGGCGCTGCAGTCGACGGTCGACGCGCAGAAGGCCGACGGGGTCGACATCTCGAGCTTCGTCGACGCGCTGAAGAAGGGTGAGCTGTACCCCTCCCCGCCGGTCGCCAACGGACAGGAGCTGACCGATACGCTTCAGCCCATGTTCGAAGGGTTCTTCAACGGCGACGGCACCACGTCGTTCCTGAAGACGGCGCAGGAGAAGTCGGAAGAGATCCTCGCCAAGAAGTAG
- a CDS encoding ROK family protein has protein sequence MNDETQTRTALLGSSSDAATRVFTTILTRSPISRIDVARITGLSQAAVTKAVTPLVAAGLVNDTLDAKPTGLPGRPVSPVAVVPDAVVALGVKVNIDELVGVATDLTTRIITSDRLPLTSHDPVAVADAIVEMCDRLKGELGGLQPRLASVGVSVSGDVDTETGVVRDSAQMGWRGVELGAALRERLGLRVVVDNDVRALTIGEHWFGVGLGTNSFAIVTIGRGIGSGLHLNGEVVEGAYGVAGEIGHLPLTSPDRICACGRRGCVEAVAATNAIVAAISAAHGRDVSIEEAVDLARAGDAAAIDAFGEAGAVIGRAIASLVNMVGPELVIIGGEGVANFDLFEERLRRAYGEHVFASADRCRIAVRPHTFEDWARGAAATAIRSLVV, from the coding sequence ATGAACGACGAGACGCAGACGCGGACCGCGCTGCTCGGTTCGTCGTCGGACGCGGCCACCCGCGTCTTCACCACGATCCTCACCCGCAGCCCGATCAGCCGCATCGACGTGGCCCGCATCACCGGGCTGTCGCAGGCGGCGGTCACCAAGGCCGTGACGCCGCTGGTCGCCGCCGGGCTCGTCAACGACACGCTCGACGCGAAGCCGACCGGCCTGCCCGGCCGCCCGGTCAGCCCGGTCGCCGTCGTACCCGACGCCGTCGTCGCGCTCGGCGTGAAGGTGAACATCGACGAGCTGGTCGGGGTCGCGACCGACCTGACGACCCGCATCATCACCTCCGACCGCCTCCCGCTGACCTCGCACGACCCCGTCGCGGTGGCCGACGCCATCGTGGAGATGTGCGACCGGCTGAAGGGGGAGCTGGGCGGCCTGCAGCCGCGGCTCGCGAGCGTCGGCGTCTCCGTCTCGGGCGACGTGGACACCGAGACCGGCGTCGTGCGCGACTCGGCCCAGATGGGCTGGCGGGGCGTGGAGCTGGGCGCGGCGCTGCGGGAGCGGCTCGGCCTGCGCGTGGTCGTCGACAACGACGTGCGCGCGCTCACCATCGGCGAGCACTGGTTCGGCGTCGGACTCGGCACCAACTCGTTCGCGATCGTCACGATCGGTCGCGGCATCGGCAGCGGCCTGCACCTGAACGGCGAGGTCGTCGAGGGCGCCTACGGCGTCGCGGGCGAGATCGGCCACCTCCCGCTGACCTCGCCCGACCGCATCTGCGCGTGCGGGCGCCGGGGCTGCGTGGAGGCCGTGGCGGCGACGAACGCGATCGTCGCCGCGATCTCGGCCGCGCACGGCAGGGACGTCTCCATCGAGGAGGCCGTCGACCTGGCCCGCGCCGGAGACGCGGCCGCCATCGACGCCTTCGGCGAGGCCGGAGCGGTGATCGGGCGGGCCATCGCCAGCCTGGTGAACATGGTCGGCCCCGAGCTCGTCATCATCGGCGGGGAGGGCGTCGCGAACTTCGACCTGTTCGAGGAGCGCCTGCGCCGCGCCTACGGCGAGCACGTCTTCGCGTCAGCCGACCGCTGCCGCATCGCGGTGCGACCGCACACCTTCGAGGACTGGGCGCGCGGGGCCGCCGCGACGGCCATCCGGTCGCTCGTCGTCTGA
- a CDS encoding mandelate racemase/muconate lactonizing enzyme family protein: MDGTIVSAEAWLSDLAVETVRTDAVQSFLKQETIFVRLRTADGVEGIGYSYTIGTGGRAVLSLLRETLLPVLIGKDASRPEEVWRSLHASTRATSVGVITSLALAAVDTAVWDARCRAAGVPLWQAAGGAQPSIPLYDTEGGWLHLPADELVEQALASQRRGLGGVKLKVGKPAAREDAERLAAVRAAVGPGLDIMVDANQSLTAAEAIRRAALFEELDIGWFEEPLPAEDVAGHRRLAASTSIPVAVGESVYSVGHFREYLQAEAASIVQVDVARVGGITPWLKVAHLAEAFNVAVAPHFLMELHVSLCCAVPNALYLEHIPQLRAITRSELTVQEGRALAPTTPGLGIEWDLDAVDDLRVA, encoded by the coding sequence ATGGACGGCACCATCGTCAGCGCTGAGGCCTGGCTGAGCGACCTCGCGGTCGAGACCGTGCGCACCGACGCGGTGCAGTCGTTCCTCAAGCAGGAGACGATCTTCGTGCGCCTGCGCACCGCGGACGGCGTCGAGGGCATCGGCTACAGCTACACGATCGGCACCGGCGGCCGTGCCGTGCTCAGCCTGCTGCGCGAGACGCTGCTTCCCGTGCTCATCGGCAAGGATGCGAGCCGGCCCGAGGAGGTCTGGCGGTCGCTCCACGCTTCGACGCGCGCCACCTCCGTCGGCGTCATCACCTCCCTTGCGCTCGCCGCGGTCGACACCGCCGTGTGGGACGCGCGCTGCCGAGCGGCGGGGGTTCCGCTGTGGCAGGCGGCGGGAGGCGCCCAGCCGAGCATCCCGCTGTACGACACCGAGGGCGGCTGGCTGCATCTGCCGGCCGACGAACTCGTCGAGCAGGCCCTCGCATCGCAGCGCCGCGGGCTCGGCGGCGTGAAGCTCAAGGTCGGCAAGCCGGCCGCCCGCGAGGACGCCGAGCGTCTGGCGGCGGTGCGTGCGGCGGTGGGCCCCGGCCTCGACATCATGGTCGACGCCAACCAGTCCCTGACGGCCGCGGAGGCCATCCGCCGGGCGGCGCTGTTCGAGGAGCTCGACATCGGCTGGTTCGAGGAGCCGCTGCCCGCGGAGGACGTCGCCGGTCACCGCCGGCTCGCCGCCTCCACGAGCATCCCGGTCGCCGTCGGCGAGTCGGTCTACTCGGTCGGGCACTTCCGCGAGTACCTCCAGGCCGAGGCCGCCTCGATCGTGCAGGTCGACGTCGCCCGGGTGGGCGGCATCACGCCGTGGCTCAAGGTCGCGCACCTGGCCGAGGCGTTCAACGTCGCCGTGGCGCCGCACTTCCTGATGGAGCTGCACGTGTCGCTGTGCTGCGCGGTGCCGAACGCGCTCTACCTGGAGCACATCCCGCAGCTGCGCGCCATCACGCGCTCGGAGCTGACCGTGCAGGAGGGGCGGGCGCTCGCGCCGACGACGCCGGGCCTGGGCATCGAGTGGGATCTCGACGCGGTCGACGACCTGCGGGTGGCCTGA
- a CDS encoding PHP domain-containing protein codes for MGMLPGDGHVHSEWSWDTGGPHSEAVGRMRATCAQAVRIGLPALVFGEHLDIPGSWRAQPEDLLPHQRHYVQPDGRVVFEPFDADGYFASIERVRHEFPELRILTGVEFGQPHLYEEEARRIVDLSRFDRVNGSLHTLDLGGGRAEPSRLLQEHPAADVMNAYLAEVPRMVAGSDAFEVFTHLDYALRHWPAAEAGPFDPRDFEDGIRSALRSIAEGGRVLELNTRRLWSWLPQWWAEEGGERITFASDAHTPDALASRFPEAVILAETFGFRPGRTPEEPWWRR; via the coding sequence ATGGGGATGCTGCCGGGCGACGGTCATGTGCACAGCGAGTGGTCGTGGGACACCGGTGGTCCGCACTCGGAGGCGGTGGGCCGGATGCGCGCGACCTGCGCCCAGGCGGTGCGCATCGGACTGCCGGCGCTGGTCTTCGGCGAGCACCTCGACATCCCGGGGAGCTGGCGGGCGCAGCCGGAGGACCTGCTGCCGCACCAGCGGCACTACGTGCAGCCCGACGGCCGGGTGGTGTTCGAGCCCTTCGACGCCGACGGGTACTTCGCGAGCATCGAGCGGGTGCGGCACGAGTTCCCGGAGCTGCGCATCCTCACGGGGGTCGAGTTCGGGCAGCCGCACCTGTACGAGGAGGAGGCGCGCCGGATCGTCGACCTGAGCCGCTTCGACCGGGTGAACGGCTCCCTCCACACGCTCGACCTCGGCGGCGGGCGCGCCGAGCCGAGCCGGCTGCTGCAGGAGCATCCCGCGGCCGACGTGATGAACGCCTACCTGGCCGAGGTGCCGCGGATGGTGGCGGGCTCCGACGCGTTCGAGGTGTTCACGCACCTCGACTATGCGCTGCGGCATTGGCCCGCCGCCGAGGCGGGGCCGTTCGACCCGCGCGACTTCGAGGACGGCATCCGCTCCGCGCTGCGGTCCATCGCCGAGGGCGGACGGGTGCTCGAGCTGAACACCCGGCGCCTCTGGTCGTGGCTGCCGCAGTGGTGGGCGGAGGAGGGTGGCGAGCGGATCACGTTCGCCAGCGACGCGCACACGCCGGACGCGCTCGCGAGCCGGTTCCCGGAGGCGGTCATCCTGGCCGAGACGTTCGGTTTCCGGCCCGGCCGGACGCCGGAGGAGCCGTGGTGGCGGCGGTGA
- a CDS encoding SDR family oxidoreductase translates to MKIVVIGGTGLIGSKVVAKLNAHGHEAVAASPNSGVNTLTGEGVDAALAGADVVVDVSNSPSFEDKAVMDFFTTATNTLIAAERKAGVKHHVALSVVGTERMTDSGYMRAKVAQETLITESGIPFTIVHATQFYEFVKSIADAATDGDTVRLAPVFIKPMAAEDVSTAVARAAAGEPVNGVHEVSGPEEFRLTELITRGLAARGDSRTVVDDPDARYFGAHLTDRELVPAPDAEVFPTTFEQWLSAQQAAPTGR, encoded by the coding sequence ATGAAGATCGTCGTCATCGGAGGGACCGGCCTGATCGGCTCGAAAGTCGTCGCGAAGCTGAACGCGCACGGGCACGAAGCGGTCGCCGCCTCCCCCAACTCCGGCGTGAACACGCTGACCGGGGAGGGTGTGGATGCCGCCCTCGCCGGCGCGGACGTCGTGGTCGACGTCTCCAACTCGCCGTCGTTCGAGGACAAGGCGGTGATGGACTTCTTCACGACCGCCACGAACACGCTGATCGCCGCCGAGAGGAAGGCGGGCGTCAAGCATCACGTGGCCCTGTCGGTGGTCGGCACCGAGCGCATGACCGACAGCGGCTACATGCGGGCCAAGGTCGCGCAGGAGACGCTGATCACGGAGTCGGGCATCCCGTTCACGATCGTGCACGCGACCCAGTTCTACGAGTTCGTGAAGTCGATCGCCGACGCGGCCACCGACGGCGACACCGTTCGCCTCGCCCCGGTGTTCATCAAGCCGATGGCGGCGGAGGACGTCTCGACCGCCGTCGCGCGTGCGGCCGCCGGCGAGCCGGTCAACGGCGTGCACGAGGTCAGCGGCCCGGAGGAGTTCCGGCTCACCGAGCTGATCACCCGCGGCCTCGCCGCCCGCGGCGACAGCCGCACGGTGGTCGACGACCCCGACGCCCGCTACTTCGGTGCGCACCTCACCGACCGCGAGCTGGTCCCCGCGCCGGACGCCGAGGTCTTCCCGACCACGTTCGAGCAGTGGCTCAGCGCGCAGCAGGCGGCACCGACCGGTCGCTGA
- a CDS encoding SDR family oxidoreductase, translating to MKIVVIGGTGLIGRGVVELLRERGHEAVAASPSTGVDAVTGQGLAEALAGADVVVDVPNAPSFEDGPVLEFFERSTGNLVEAEKAAGVGHHVVLSIVGADRMPDIGYMRAKVAQERIVGESGIPFTIVRAAQFFEFIPALADGATQGDTATLSDVLMQPIAATDVSAALAEVAVVSPANDVIELAGPEPLRLDDLARQVLAARGDARTVRTDPAAGYFGGTVDDTSLVPGNDPRVTDQRFGATSFSQWLEAGH from the coding sequence ATGAAGATCGTCGTCATCGGAGGGACCGGCCTGATCGGCCGCGGGGTGGTCGAGCTGCTGCGCGAGCGCGGGCACGAGGCGGTGGCGGCGTCGCCGTCGACCGGTGTCGACGCGGTCACCGGGCAGGGCCTCGCGGAGGCGCTCGCCGGCGCGGACGTCGTGGTCGACGTCCCCAACGCTCCCTCGTTCGAAGACGGCCCGGTGCTCGAGTTCTTCGAGCGCTCGACCGGCAACCTGGTGGAGGCCGAGAAGGCGGCGGGCGTCGGGCACCATGTCGTCCTCTCCATCGTCGGTGCCGACCGCATGCCCGACATCGGCTACATGCGGGCGAAGGTCGCGCAGGAGCGGATCGTGGGCGAGAGCGGCATCCCCTTCACGATCGTGCGGGCGGCGCAGTTCTTCGAGTTCATCCCGGCGCTCGCCGACGGGGCCACGCAGGGCGACACCGCGACCCTGTCGGACGTGCTGATGCAGCCGATCGCAGCGACCGACGTCTCGGCGGCGCTCGCCGAGGTGGCCGTCGTGTCGCCGGCGAACGACGTGATCGAGCTCGCCGGCCCGGAGCCGCTGCGGCTCGACGACCTCGCGCGCCAGGTGCTGGCTGCGCGCGGCGACGCGCGCACGGTGCGGACCGACCCCGCGGCGGGGTACTTCGGCGGGACGGTGGACGACACCTCGCTGGTGCCGGGCAACGACCCACGGGTGACGGATCAGCGCTTCGGGGCGACGTCGTTCTCGCAGTGGCTGGAGGCCGGGCACTAG
- a CDS encoding RNA polymerase sigma-70 factor, with translation MSIGSQAERDLDTAAETFAAVRPRLFGIAYRMLGTVADAEDLVQETWLRWQAYDRASVREPAAFLATTITRLAINQAQSARARRETYIGPWLPEPVDTSADPSLGAERGEALEFAVLVLLEKLPPTERAAYVLREAFDYPYAQIADIIQASEASARQLVSRARKHLTEERHVREVTHEEQRRMLGAFLEAAQSGDMAALESLFTADIVSYSDGGGLARASRIPVRTREVVAKYVHAFADRFWVGEVRIVEANGAPAAVLVRDGAIVAFITLDVTADGIRRLQWVLNPQKLERLPLPV, from the coding sequence ATGTCCATCGGGAGCCAGGCGGAGCGGGACCTCGACACGGCGGCGGAGACGTTCGCCGCCGTGCGGCCGCGCCTGTTCGGAATCGCCTACCGGATGCTCGGCACGGTGGCCGACGCCGAGGACCTCGTGCAGGAGACCTGGCTGCGCTGGCAGGCGTACGACCGGGCGAGCGTGCGCGAGCCGGCGGCGTTCCTCGCCACGACCATCACCCGGCTGGCGATCAACCAGGCGCAGTCCGCCCGCGCCCGCCGCGAGACCTACATCGGGCCGTGGCTGCCCGAGCCGGTGGACACCAGCGCCGACCCGTCGCTCGGGGCCGAGCGGGGGGAGGCGCTGGAGTTCGCCGTGCTCGTCCTCCTCGAGAAGCTGCCGCCGACCGAGCGCGCGGCGTACGTGTTGCGGGAGGCGTTCGACTACCCGTACGCGCAGATCGCGGACATCATCCAGGCGTCGGAGGCGTCGGCCCGGCAGCTCGTCAGCCGGGCCCGCAAGCACCTCACCGAGGAGCGGCACGTGCGCGAGGTGACCCACGAGGAGCAGCGGAGGATGCTCGGCGCGTTCCTCGAGGCGGCGCAGTCCGGCGACATGGCCGCGCTCGAGAGCCTGTTCACGGCCGACATCGTGAGCTACTCGGACGGCGGCGGCCTGGCCCGCGCCTCCCGCATCCCGGTGCGCACCCGCGAGGTCGTCGCCAAGTACGTGCACGCCTTCGCGGACCGCTTCTGGGTCGGCGAGGTGCGGATCGTGGAGGCGAACGGCGCTCCGGCGGCCGTGCTCGTGCGCGACGGCGCGATCGTCGCGTTCATCACGCTCGACGTCACCGCCGACGGCATCCGCCGCCTGCAGTGGGTGCTCAACCCGCAGAAGCTGGAGCGGCTGCCCCTGCCCGTGTGA
- a CDS encoding NAD(P)/FAD-dependent oxidoreductase codes for MRRILVVGGGYAGFYTAWGLEKRLKPGEAEITVVDPRPYMTYQPFLPEVAAGSIEARHAAVSLRSHLRRTRLVHGTVTRIEHARHAATVQPPDGEPFELGYDIVVVTAGAVTRTFPIPGVTEQAIGMKHVEEAIAIRDRLLDAFDRASLLPAGPERSRLLTVAFVGGGFSGVEGFAELLSLATALLRSYPELRFDDLSFHLVEARDRILPEVTDKPGEWVVRHLVERGARIHLGAQLLSAEDGHIVLSTGEEFDAHTIVWTAGNGANPVVANNTDLPVTARGSVIVRADLRVGTADAIVPDAWAAGDDAAVPDLASAVEGAITVPNAQHAVRQGRLLAKNIAASIRGGRVRDYVHHSLGVVATLGLGKGIFEWRGIVIKGFPAWVMHRGYHVLAIPTWERKVRVALVWATALLFGRDIVSLLSVQHPRQAFLRGGRVEAEAATTVPPRPAPEPAAATAAAGAGSL; via the coding sequence ATGCGTCGCATCCTCGTGGTGGGCGGCGGCTACGCCGGGTTCTACACGGCCTGGGGCCTGGAGAAGCGGCTGAAGCCGGGAGAGGCCGAGATCACGGTCGTCGACCCGCGGCCCTACATGACCTATCAGCCCTTCCTGCCGGAGGTCGCCGCCGGCTCGATCGAGGCACGGCACGCGGCCGTCTCGCTGCGCAGCCACCTCCGCCGCACGCGACTGGTGCACGGCACCGTGACGCGCATCGAGCATGCGCGGCATGCCGCGACGGTCCAGCCGCCGGACGGCGAGCCGTTCGAGCTCGGCTACGACATCGTCGTGGTGACGGCGGGCGCTGTCACCCGCACCTTCCCGATCCCGGGCGTCACCGAACAGGCCATCGGCATGAAGCACGTGGAGGAGGCGATCGCCATCCGCGACCGGCTGCTCGACGCCTTCGACCGGGCGTCCCTGCTCCCGGCAGGGCCCGAGCGGTCGCGGCTGCTCACGGTCGCCTTCGTCGGCGGCGGCTTCTCGGGCGTCGAGGGGTTCGCCGAGCTGCTCTCGCTCGCGACGGCGCTGCTGCGCTCGTATCCCGAGCTGCGGTTCGACGACCTCTCCTTCCACCTCGTGGAGGCCCGCGACCGCATCCTGCCCGAGGTCACCGACAAGCCGGGCGAGTGGGTCGTGCGGCACCTGGTCGAGCGCGGGGCGCGCATCCACCTCGGCGCCCAGCTGCTGTCGGCGGAGGACGGCCACATCGTGCTCTCGACCGGCGAGGAGTTCGACGCGCACACCATCGTGTGGACCGCCGGCAACGGCGCGAACCCCGTCGTCGCGAACAACACCGACCTGCCCGTCACGGCACGCGGCTCGGTGATCGTGCGAGCGGATCTGCGGGTCGGCACGGCCGACGCGATCGTCCCCGACGCGTGGGCGGCGGGCGACGACGCGGCGGTCCCCGATCTCGCCTCCGCGGTGGAGGGCGCGATCACCGTCCCGAACGCCCAGCACGCCGTGCGGCAGGGCCGCCTCCTCGCGAAGAACATCGCGGCGTCGATCCGCGGCGGCCGCGTCCGCGACTACGTGCACCACAGTCTCGGCGTCGTGGCGACGCTGGGGCTCGGCAAGGGCATCTTCGAGTGGCGCGGCATCGTGATCAAGGGATTCCCGGCCTGGGTGATGCATCGCGGCTACCACGTGCTCGCGATCCCGACCTGGGAGCGCAAGGTGCGGGTGGCGCTCGTCTGGGCCACCGCGCTGCTGTTCGGGCGCGACATCGTGTCGCTGCTGTCGGTGCAGCACCCGCGGCAGGCCTTCCTGCGAGGCGGCCGGGTGGAGGCGGAAGCAGCCACCACCGTGCCGCCCCGGCCCGCACCTGAGCCCGCCGCCGCGACCGCCGCCGCCGGGGCCGGGAGCCTCTGA